A single genomic interval of Helianthus annuus cultivar XRQ/B chromosome 13, HanXRQr2.0-SUNRISE, whole genome shotgun sequence harbors:
- the LOC110899343 gene encoding kinesin-like protein KIN-13A yields the protein MGGQMQQRNASATSLYDQPAEGNAGPSGDAGDAVMARWLQSAGLQHLGSPVASNGVDQRLLPNLLMQGYGAQSAEEKQRLFKLMRNLNFNSESGSESFSPTTQGSGGIGASDGFYSSEFRGDFGAGLLDLHAMDDTELLTESVMSEPFEQSPFIPTTTKTVNNDFDPLPNRQQRGQADVDVFQGLPTLEKEISSRENNVAKIKVVVRKRPLNKKELARKEDDVVSVCDNGLTVHEPKLKVDLTAYVERHEFCFDAVLDQQVTNDEVYRETVQPIIPIIFRRTKATCFAYGQTGSGKTYTMQPLPLRAAEDLVRYLNHPTYRNQKFKLWLSYFEIYGGKLYDLLSDRKKLCMREDGRQQVCIVGLQEFEVLDVQIVKEYIERGNAARSTGSTGANEESSRSHAILQLVVKKHNEVKDTRRKNDANDTKSGKVVGKISFIDLAGSERGADTTDNDKQTRIEGAEINKSLLALKECIRALDNDQIHIPFRGSKLTEVLRDSFVGNSRTVMISCISPNAGSCEHTLNTLRYADRVKSLSKSGNSKKDQVGTSQATTKDSSSANLLVSSDGEDMYDRNQEAKVMDTGKWGPQRDNLSYNATSDFEKQPIPSSSNYTFKSRDESGFEQEKADAKNTFSGSYSQRVFPRPSSVDTTEETVQRVSPPRRKVNWQKKDNGDEKPEKGWLKRDGNNTDISNIPNASYMASKQSEPEQLHDENVNEILEEEEALIAAHRKEIEDTMEIVREEMKLLAEVDKPGSLIDNYVTQLSFVLSRKAASLVSLQARLARFQHRLKEQEILSRKRVPR from the exons ATGGGCGGCCAGATGCAGCAGAGAAATGCTTCTGCAACTTCTCTGTATGATCAACCTGCAGAAGGTAATGCAGGTCCTTCGGGTGATGCCGGAGATGCTGTAATGGCAAGATGGCTCCAGTCTGCAGGTTTACAGCATCTGGGCTCACCGGTTGCGTCTAATGGAGTTGATCAACGCCTGCTACCCAATCTTCTCATGCAG GGATATGGGGCACAATCTGCTGAAGAAAAGCAAAGGCTTTTTAAATTAATGAGGAACCTCAATTTTAATAGCGAGTCTGGTTCTGAGTCATTTTCTCCAACAACCCAAGGTTCTGGAGGAATTGGTGCATCAGATGGTTTCTATTCTTCCGAGTTTAGGGGTGATTTTGGAGCAGGGTTATTGGATTTACATGCTATGGATGACACAGAGCTTCTTACAGAG AGTGTCATGTCAGAACCATTCGAGCAATCACCTTTCATTCCTACGACTACTAAAACAGTCAACAATGACTTTGACCCCCTGCCTAATCGGCAGCAAAGAGGACAGGCTGATGTAGACGTGTTTCAAGGACTTCCGACCCTTGAAAAAGAAATTAGTTCAAGGGAAAATAACGTTGCTAAGATTAAAGTTGTG GTACGCAAGAGACCACTGAATAAGAAGGAACTCGCTCGCAAGGAAGATGATGTTGTGAGCGTTTGTGACAATGGTCTAACTGTCCATGAACCCAAGCTAAAG GTTGACCTGACCGCTTATGTGGAGAGGCATGAGTTCTGTTTTGATGCTGTTCTTGACCAACAAGTAACCAATGATGAG GTTTATCGTGAAACTGTACAGCCAATCATACCTATAATATTTCGGAGGACCAAAGCAACTTGTTTTGCTTATGGCCAGACAG GAAGCGGTAAAACCTATACAATGCAACCGTTACCTCTTAGAGCTGCAGAAGACCTTGTTAGATATTTAAATCACCCAACTTACCGTAATCAAAAGTTCAAGTTATGGCTTAGTTACTTTGAGATCTATGGTGGAAAGCTCTACGATCTTCTAAGTGATAGAAA AAAACTTTGCATGAGAGAAGATGGAAGACAGCAGGTTTGCATTGTCGGTTTACAAGAATTTGAAGTTTTAGATGTACAGATTGTTAAAGAATACATTGAAAGAGGGAATGCTGCTAGAAGTACCGGCTCTACTGGAGCTAACGAGGAATCTTCAAGGTCACACGCCATATTACAATTAGTTGTGAAAAAACACAATGAGGTAAAGGACACCAGAAGGAAGAATGATGCCAATGATACCAAGAGTGGAAAGGTTGTTGGGAAAATCTCGTTCATTGATCTTGCTGGCAGTGAGAGAGGTGCTGATACAACTGACAATGACAAACAAACACG GATTGAAGGTGCTGAAATTAACAAGAGTCTTTTGGCTCTTAAAGAGTGCATTCGTGCACTTGATAATGACCAGATTCATATTCCGTTTCGTGGGAGCAAACTGACTGAAGTTCTTCGTGATTCTTTTGTTGGAAATTCAAGGACTGTTATGATATCTTGCATTTCACCAAATGCTGGTTCTTGTGAACACACTCTCAATACCTTGAGATATGCTGATAG AGTTAAAAGTCTTTCAAAAAGCGGAAATTCGAAAAAAGATCAAGTTGGAACTTCACAGGCAACTACTAAGGACTCCTCATCAGCAAATTTGCTAGTTTCTTCTGACGGAGAGGACATGTACGATCGCAATCAAGAGGCAAAAGTTATGGATACAGGTAAATGGGGCCCGCAAAGAGACAATTTATCTTACAACGCCACATCCGATTTTGAGAAACAACCTATTCCAAGTTCTTCAAATTACACCTTCAAAAGTCGGGATGAAAGTGGCTTCGAACAGGAGAAAGCCGATGCAAAGAACACTTTTAGCGGCTCCTATAGTCAGAGAGTATTCCCTAGGCCAAGTTCGGTTGATACAACAGAAGAAACCGTGCAGAGGGTATCACCACCGCGAAGAAAAGTTAACTGGCAGAAGAAGGATAACGGTGATGAAAAACCTGAAAAAGGCTGGTTAAAAAGAGATGGTAATAATACTGATATTTCAAATATCCCAAATGCCAGTTATATGGCGTCAAAACAGTCGGAACCAGAGCAGCTTCATGATGAGAATGTCAATGAAATACTTGAG GAAGAAGAAGCTCTGATTGCAGCTCACAGGAAAGAGATTGAAGATACAATGGAGATAGTGCGTGAA GAAATGAAATTGCTTGCAGAAGTTGATAAGCCAGGTAGCCTTATTGACAACTATGTGACCCAATTGAGTTTTGTGTTGTCACGCAAAGCAGCAAGTCTTGTGAGCCTCCAGGCTCGCCTTGCTAGATTCCAGCACCGACTTAAAGAGCAGGAGATTCTCAGCCGTAAGAGAGTACCTCGTTGA